One Parageobacillus sp. KH3-4 genomic region harbors:
- a CDS encoding SA1362 family protein has product MRRGSIHPLVGITLFFGVFGLVYTIFEQPTALFRSVMFIVLVIAAIYVFYHFVYKRRINKDHIAYLKAVRQSKKLHPQAVRKQKAKSTAPKMKRLPKKRTATTHLTVIEGKKGKKKNRASF; this is encoded by the coding sequence TTGCGACGCGGTTCCATTCATCCGCTTGTCGGGATTACACTTTTTTTCGGAGTGTTCGGTCTCGTATACACCATTTTTGAACAGCCGACCGCTCTGTTTCGCAGCGTAATGTTCATCGTTCTTGTGATCGCGGCGATATATGTTTTTTACCATTTCGTTTACAAGCGGCGTATCAATAAAGATCATATCGCTTATTTAAAAGCGGTTCGCCAATCGAAAAAACTCCATCCCCAAGCGGTTCGAAAACAAAAAGCAAAAAGCACGGCTCCAAAAATGAAGCGCCTGCCAAAAAAACGGACGGCAACGACTCATTTAACCGTCATCGAAGGAAAAAAGGGCAAAAAAAAGAATCGAGCGTCTTTCTAG
- the spoIIIAE gene encoding stage III sporulation protein AE, whose amino-acid sequence MKVKAAAVIGLFFFFFSPFMVQASSPNDQLVQKQMEQLDVSEIRQYWEEIATKYGGFLPESQRGSLTEFLSGEKQLSLKEWLIAFAKFLFYELQTNGKLLGTLILLTVFSIVLQSLQNAFAQQAVSKVAYAVVYMVLMIIALNSFRIAIDYALDAVQTMSHFMIAMIPLLLALLASSGGVISAAFFHPIILFLMNTTGTIVEYVTLPLLFLAALLNIVSTLTDHYKVTQLAELLTKVSVGILGAILTVFLGVMSVKGATSAIADGIALRTAKFVTGNFIPVVGKMFTDAADTVVTASMLLKNTVGIVGVAILLIIAAFPALKIFAIALVYKVSAAVMQPLGGGPVISCLSIMSKSIAYVFASLAIVSLMFFLSLAVIITAGNITMMVR is encoded by the coding sequence TTGAAGGTGAAGGCAGCAGCGGTAATCGGCCTATTTTTCTTCTTTTTTTCTCCATTTATGGTACAAGCTTCTTCGCCGAATGATCAACTTGTGCAAAAGCAAATGGAACAGCTCGATGTAAGTGAAATTCGTCAATATTGGGAAGAAATTGCCACAAAATATGGGGGGTTTTTGCCGGAAAGCCAAAGAGGGTCGCTCACCGAATTTTTAAGCGGAGAAAAGCAATTATCGCTAAAAGAATGGCTGATTGCGTTTGCGAAATTTCTTTTTTATGAATTGCAGACAAATGGAAAGCTATTAGGCACATTAATTTTATTAACGGTGTTTAGCATAGTGCTGCAATCATTGCAAAATGCGTTTGCGCAGCAGGCCGTCAGCAAAGTTGCTTATGCGGTTGTTTACATGGTGCTTATGATCATTGCGTTAAATAGTTTCCGGATCGCGATCGATTACGCATTAGACGCTGTCCAGACGATGAGTCATTTTATGATCGCGATGATCCCGCTGCTCTTGGCGCTATTAGCTTCTTCAGGGGGAGTAATATCCGCGGCGTTTTTCCATCCCATTATTCTTTTTCTGATGAATACAACAGGAACGATTGTCGAATACGTAACGTTGCCTCTTTTGTTTTTGGCGGCGCTTTTAAATATTGTCAGCACGTTAACCGACCATTATAAAGTAACGCAGCTTGCCGAATTGCTGACGAAAGTTAGCGTTGGGATACTTGGGGCAATTTTGACGGTTTTCCTTGGCGTCATGTCCGTGAAAGGAGCGACGTCAGCGATTGCCGACGGCATTGCGTTGCGGACGGCAAAATTTGTAACGGGAAACTTTATCCCGGTTGTTGGAAAAATGTTTACCGATGCGGCCGATACCGTTGTGACCGCCTCCATGTTATTGAAAAATACGGTCGGCATCGTCGGTGTTGCCATTTTATTAATCATCGCAGCGTTTCCAGCACTGAAAATTTTTGCTATCGCGCTTGTTTACAAGGTTTCTGCAGCGGTCATGCAGCCGCTCGGAGGGGGGCCGGTCATTTCTTGCCTTAGCATCATGAGCAAAAGCATTGCGTATGTTTTCGCTTCTCTTGCTATCGTATCGCTTATGTTTTTTCTTAGTTTAGCCGTTATCATCACGGCTGGGAACATCACGATGATGGTTCGTTAG
- the spoIIIAC gene encoding stage III sporulation protein AC, whose product MGMDVDVIFKIAGVGIVVAFLHTVLDQMGKKEYAQWVTLLGFIYILFMVASIVSDLFQKIKDVFLFQG is encoded by the coding sequence ATGGGCATGGATGTGGACGTTATTTTTAAAATCGCTGGCGTCGGGATTGTCGTCGCATTTTTGCATACAGTGCTGGATCAAATGGGAAAGAAGGAATACGCCCAATGGGTGACGCTTCTTGGCTTTATTTACATTTTATTTATGGTCGCTTCGATTGTCAGCGATTTGTTTCAAAAAATTAAAGATGTGTTTTTGTTTCAAGGCTAG
- the spoIIIAD gene encoding stage III sporulation protein AD, which yields MQIVGLGLIATFLVVLLKEQKSGVAFLLTVFVGCVIFLFLVDQIGEILRMLQKIATDTKINMVYFETILKIIGIAYIAEFAAQISRDAGQGAIASKIELGGKIIILALAIPILTAIIETVIGFIPLT from the coding sequence TTGCAAATTGTCGGTCTTGGCTTAATTGCAACGTTTTTAGTGGTGTTATTAAAAGAACAAAAATCGGGTGTGGCATTTTTGCTAACGGTATTTGTCGGATGCGTTATTTTCCTTTTTCTTGTTGATCAAATTGGCGAGATTTTGCGCATGCTGCAAAAAATAGCGACTGATACAAAAATCAATATGGTTTATTTTGAAACGATTTTAAAAATTATTGGCATTGCTTATATTGCCGAATTTGCTGCGCAAATTTCGCGTGATGCCGGTCAAGGGGCAATCGCTTCCAAAATTGAGCTTGGCGGAAAAATTATTATTTTGGCGTTGGCTATTCCCATTTTAACGGCAATTATTGAAACGGTAATCGGTTTCATTCCTTTGACGTAA
- a CDS encoding DUF1385 domain-containing protein, with protein MKNITKPIYGGQAVVEGVMFAGKAHSVTAIRRKDRSIEYFRLPRQTNPTLAFLKKIPFIRGIVAIIEASANGAKHLQFASERYELDENEEATREAKAHPSKLPFVLGVAVVGVLSFLFAKTIFTLVPVFLAAFLKPLFPTKMAQIFIEGMFKLILLLAYIYFISLTPIIKRVFQYHGAEHKVINAFEAGLPLTIENVQRSSRLHYRCGSSFILFTVIVGVFVYMFVPTDPLWLRVVNRLALIPVVLGISFEVLQFTNKLRDIPVLRWLGYPGLWLQLLTTKEPTDDQVEVAIASFQELLRLEESMEIETKAVQ; from the coding sequence ATGAAAAACATAACAAAACCAATATACGGCGGCCAGGCAGTGGTAGAAGGGGTCATGTTTGCCGGAAAAGCGCATTCTGTCACGGCAATTCGCCGCAAAGACCGTTCCATTGAATACTTTCGTTTGCCGCGCCAAACGAATCCGACGCTTGCCTTTCTCAAAAAAATTCCGTTTATTCGCGGAATTGTTGCGATCATCGAAGCGAGCGCAAACGGCGCAAAACATTTGCAGTTTGCCAGCGAGCGTTATGAACTGGACGAAAATGAAGAAGCTACGCGAGAAGCGAAAGCGCATCCGTCAAAGCTTCCCTTCGTTCTTGGCGTCGCTGTTGTCGGCGTGTTGTCGTTTTTGTTTGCCAAAACGATTTTTACGCTCGTTCCCGTATTTTTAGCAGCATTTTTAAAACCGTTGTTTCCTACGAAAATGGCGCAAATTTTCATAGAAGGAATGTTTAAACTCATTTTGCTTCTAGCTTATATTTACTTCATTTCTTTGACCCCGATCATCAAACGCGTCTTTCAATATCATGGCGCGGAACATAAAGTGATTAACGCATTTGAAGCGGGACTGCCACTCACGATAGAGAACGTCCAGCGCTCATCCCGGCTTCACTACCGCTGCGGTAGCAGTTTTATCTTGTTTACTGTCATCGTCGGCGTATTTGTGTATATGTTTGTTCCAACGGATCCTCTTTGGTTAAGAGTCGTCAACCGGCTCGCTCTCATCCCGGTTGTGCTCGGCATTTCGTTTGAGGTGTTGCAGTTTACGAATAAATTGCGTGATATCCCTGTTTTGCGCTGGCTTGGCTATCCTGGTTTATGGCTGCAGCTTCTTACCACCAAAGAACCGACCGATGACCAAGTCGAAGTGGCAATTGCTTCCTTTCAAGAGCTGCTCCGTTTAGAGGAAAGCATGGAAATCGAAACAAAAGCAGTTCAGTAA
- a CDS encoding SpoIIIAH-like family protein has translation MLKRQTVWLLTMLSLVVVLSVYYVTAPKDTNDHIAFMNNENVAKQQADDKEKADVAVEEMETKGGNVASSESSDDVFTALRMQIEDERSRLRDQLNDIVASANATAQQKSDALDKIEKLEALAEKEATLETLIKSKGGYDDVLVRADDDKVRVTIKAKNHSAKSANDVIHIVKSEIPEVDVVNVEFQPAG, from the coding sequence ATGTTAAAGAGACAAACTGTTTGGCTGTTAACGATGCTAAGTTTAGTCGTTGTTTTATCCGTTTATTATGTAACAGCGCCAAAAGACACGAATGACCATATCGCTTTTATGAATAATGAAAATGTGGCGAAACAACAAGCAGATGATAAAGAAAAAGCGGATGTGGCCGTGGAGGAAATGGAAACGAAAGGCGGAAATGTTGCTTCCAGCGAATCGAGCGATGACGTATTTACTGCTCTTCGCATGCAAATTGAGGATGAACGAAGCCGGTTGCGCGACCAATTAAATGACATTGTCGCTTCCGCAAATGCTACTGCACAGCAAAAAAGCGACGCGCTTGATAAGATTGAAAAGCTAGAAGCGCTAGCGGAAAAAGAAGCGACATTAGAAACATTGATCAAATCAAAAGGAGGCTATGATGATGTGCTCGTCCGCGCTGACGATGACAAAGTGCGCGTGACGATTAAAGCAAAAAATCATTCTGCAAAATCTGCCAATGATGTGATTCATATAGTAAAAAGTGAAATTCCGGAAGTCGATGTTGTGAATGTCGAATTCCAGCCAGCTGGATGA
- the aroQ gene encoding type II 3-dehydroquinate dehydratase, whose amino-acid sequence MAHLLLINGPNLNLLGKREPHIYGSTTLDSLEQELISFANERGAALTCFQSNHEGAIIDRIHEAEGKYDGIILNAGAFTHYSYAIRDAIASISIPVVEVHISNIHAREPFRHQSVIAPVVAGQIVGFGLTGYRLAILALLEIKGRGDE is encoded by the coding sequence ATGGCGCATCTTCTTCTCATTAACGGTCCGAACTTGAACCTCCTTGGCAAGCGGGAACCGCATATTTACGGAAGCACTACGCTCGATAGCCTAGAACAGGAGTTAATATCGTTTGCCAATGAACGCGGCGCGGCGTTAACGTGCTTTCAAAGCAATCATGAAGGAGCGATTATTGACCGCATTCACGAGGCGGAAGGAAAATATGACGGAATCATTTTAAACGCCGGCGCGTTTACCCATTACAGCTATGCGATTCGCGACGCGATCGCCAGCATTAGCATCCCAGTGGTGGAAGTACATATTTCCAATATTCACGCGCGCGAGCCGTTTCGCCACCAGTCTGTCATCGCTCCGGTTGTTGCCGGGCAAATTGTTGGGTTTGGGTTAACGGGGTACCGACTAGCTATTTTAGCGTTACTAGAAATAAAGGGAAGAGGAGATGAATAA
- a CDS encoding YqhR family membrane protein, with the protein MAENQEQFEQNKRERPLSLLMKVVITGFVGGVFWSLLGYLAYFFHFTEISPNMILIPWVAGDWKYGKLGNYIAIFLIGLLSILVALIYYAVLKRIKGMWAGVLYGFVLWLAVFYGLNPLFPNLETVARLERNTIITTLCLYILYGVFIGYSISFETQEMNRQTQSPEANK; encoded by the coding sequence ATGGCGGAAAATCAGGAGCAATTTGAGCAAAATAAGAGGGAACGTCCGCTGTCTCTTCTGATGAAAGTCGTGATTACCGGATTTGTCGGCGGAGTATTTTGGAGTCTATTAGGATATTTAGCTTACTTTTTTCATTTTACGGAAATCAGCCCAAATATGATTTTAATTCCGTGGGTTGCTGGTGACTGGAAATACGGAAAGCTTGGAAATTATATCGCCATTTTTCTCATCGGATTATTATCTATATTAGTTGCCCTTATTTATTATGCTGTATTAAAACGGATTAAAGGGATGTGGGCAGGAGTTTTGTACGGCTTCGTTTTATGGCTTGCTGTATTTTACGGGCTAAATCCGCTTTTTCCGAACTTGGAAACCGTTGCGCGTTTAGAGCGGAATACGATTATTACGACGCTTTGCTTATACATTTTATACGGGGTTTTCATCGGGTATTCGATTTCGTTCGAAACGCAAGAAATGAACAGGCAAACGCAATCGCCGGAGGCAAATAAGTAG
- the spoIIIAB gene encoding stage III sporulation protein SpoIIIAB, which yields MKLVGAILILLTTTWTGFEAARMLHERPRQLRQLKAALQALEAEIMYAHTPLSEAALHISRQISLPLSKLFEQFAVKLQVGETSVQQAWEESLQDVWETTALKQGELEIMRQFGETLGQYDRHTQQKQIALALVHLEREEADALERQARYEKMAKSLGVLAGLLLVILLI from the coding sequence ATGAAGCTTGTCGGCGCGATTCTTATTTTGCTGACAACAACGTGGACTGGATTTGAGGCAGCGCGAATGTTGCATGAGCGGCCAAGGCAGCTGCGCCAGTTAAAGGCGGCCTTGCAAGCGTTAGAAGCAGAAATTATGTATGCACATACCCCTTTGTCGGAGGCGGCCTTGCATATTAGCAGGCAAATATCGTTGCCGCTGTCCAAGCTATTTGAACAGTTCGCCGTCAAGTTGCAAGTTGGCGAAACGAGCGTGCAGCAGGCATGGGAAGAAAGTTTGCAAGATGTATGGGAAACGACTGCGCTAAAGCAGGGGGAATTGGAAATTATGAGACAATTCGGAGAAACGCTTGGACAATATGACCGTCATACGCAGCAGAAACAAATCGCGCTGGCGCTCGTTCATTTGGAACGGGAAGAGGCGGATGCGCTCGAAAGGCAGGCGCGTTATGAAAAGATGGCGAAAAGTTTAGGGGTTCTTGCGGGGCTGCTGCTGGTGATTTTATTGATTTGA
- the spoIIIAA gene encoding stage III sporulation protein AA: protein MQAIWDILPKTIAAILRQQPPSWCEQMEEIRIRVLRPLEIIVKGKAQFLPYEVTREDGMHLLNKLSQYSIYAIEEELKRGFITVQGGHRVGLAGKVVTEGGSVKAIRHVTSFNIRIAKQKIGIAEPLVPYVYDGRWHNTMIIGSPQTGKTTLLRDAARMISTGVRAQRIPSQKVGIIDERSEIAGCVKGIPQFQLGNRVDVLDACPKAEGMMMMIRSMSPDVLIVDEIGRSEDGEAILEAVNAGVCIWTTVHGRNRKDVLQRPTLRPIMEQGVFERFVELTNEYGPGTVRRITDASGTVLYERAVKSG from the coding sequence ATGCAAGCAATATGGGATATACTTCCAAAAACGATTGCCGCCATATTGCGGCAACAGCCTCCTTCATGGTGTGAACAGATGGAAGAAATTCGCATAAGGGTGCTTCGGCCGTTAGAAATTATCGTGAAAGGAAAGGCACAATTTCTTCCGTATGAAGTGACTCGTGAAGATGGCATGCATTTGCTGAATAAATTGAGCCAGTATTCGATTTATGCAATAGAAGAGGAATTGAAACGCGGATTTATTACCGTACAGGGAGGTCATCGTGTTGGACTAGCAGGAAAAGTAGTTACTGAGGGAGGAAGCGTAAAGGCGATTCGCCATGTGACATCTTTCAATATCCGCATCGCGAAACAGAAAATCGGCATTGCCGAACCGCTTGTGCCGTATGTGTACGACGGGCGCTGGCATAATACGATGATCATCGGTTCGCCGCAGACGGGGAAAACGACGCTGCTGCGCGACGCGGCACGAATGATCAGCACTGGGGTTCGCGCGCAACGCATTCCGTCGCAAAAAGTCGGCATTATTGATGAACGTTCGGAAATTGCTGGATGCGTGAAAGGAATTCCGCAATTTCAGCTCGGAAACCGCGTTGACGTGCTCGATGCGTGCCCGAAAGCAGAAGGAATGATGATGATGATCCGTTCGATGAGCCCGGACGTGCTAATCGTAGATGAAATTGGCCGCTCCGAAGACGGCGAGGCGATTTTAGAAGCGGTGAACGCCGGGGTATGTATATGGACGACGGTTCATGGGAGAAATCGGAAAGATGTGCTGCAGCGTCCGACATTGCGTCCGATTATGGAGCAAGGCGTGTTTGAAAGGTTTGTCGAATTGACAAACGAATATGGACCAGGGACGGTAAGGCGCATTACGGATGCGAGTGGTACGGTGCTGTATGAACGGGCGGTGAAAAGCGGATGA
- the efp gene encoding elongation factor P: protein MISVNDFRTGLTIEVDGDIWRVIEFQHVKPGKGAAFVRSKLRNLRTGAIQEKTFRAGEKVNRAQIDTRKMQYLYANGDQHVFMDMETYEQIELSSQQIEYELKFLKENMEVYIMMYQGETIGVELPNTVELKVVETEPGIKGDTASGGSKPAKLETGLVVQVPFFVNEGDTLIINTADGTYVSRA from the coding sequence ATGATTTCAGTAAACGATTTTCGCACAGGATTAACGATTGAAGTGGATGGCGATATTTGGCGTGTTATTGAATTCCAGCACGTCAAACCTGGTAAAGGGGCGGCGTTTGTCCGTTCAAAACTTCGCAATCTTCGCACGGGCGCGATCCAAGAAAAAACGTTCCGCGCCGGCGAAAAAGTAAACCGCGCGCAAATCGATACGCGCAAAATGCAATATTTATACGCCAACGGCGACCAGCACGTATTTATGGATATGGAAACATACGAGCAAATCGAACTTTCTTCGCAGCAAATTGAATATGAATTGAAATTTTTAAAGGAAAATATGGAAGTTTACATTATGATGTATCAAGGAGAGACAATTGGCGTCGAACTTCCAAACACCGTTGAATTAAAAGTGGTAGAAACAGAGCCGGGCATTAAAGGCGATACTGCTTCTGGCGGATCAAAGCCAGCGAAGCTGGAAACCGGCCTTGTCGTTCAAGTTCCGTTCTTTGTCAACGAAGGCGATACGCTCATTATCAATACGGCGGACGGCACGTACGTTTCCCGTGCCTAA
- the spoIIIAG gene encoding stage III sporulation protein AG codes for MLDFIKRLFLPAKKETGEQKRTPFSYMFLLLLAGIALMVMSHFAKEEKVVSTNKGKVEEHVQQAEPVFGQKQDAKSKIIAAYEQRYEEQLKTALEAIEGVEDVTVVVNIDTTETKILEKNRVTQHQTTEETDREGGKRKIENQSINEEVVVIRDGDRETPIVLTTKKPEIRGVLVVAKGADNLQIKKWIVEAVTRVLNVPSYRVAVLPKK; via the coding sequence ATGCTCGACTTCATTAAACGATTGTTTTTGCCTGCGAAAAAAGAAACGGGGGAACAGAAACGAACGCCGTTTTCGTACATGTTTCTTTTATTATTAGCAGGGATAGCGTTAATGGTAATGAGCCATTTTGCCAAGGAAGAGAAGGTCGTATCCACCAATAAAGGAAAGGTAGAAGAGCATGTGCAACAGGCGGAACCAGTGTTTGGGCAAAAACAAGATGCAAAGTCCAAAATTATCGCCGCTTATGAACAACGTTATGAAGAACAGCTGAAAACCGCGCTCGAGGCGATCGAAGGGGTTGAAGATGTGACAGTTGTTGTCAATATTGATACGACGGAAACGAAAATATTGGAGAAAAACCGCGTCACGCAACATCAAACAACGGAGGAAACGGATCGCGAAGGCGGAAAGCGAAAAATTGAAAACCAGTCTATTAACGAAGAAGTGGTTGTCATCCGCGATGGTGACCGCGAAACGCCGATTGTGTTAACGACGAAAAAACCGGAAATTCGCGGAGTGTTGGTAGTGGCGAAAGGTGCTGATAATTTACAAATAAAAAAGTGGATTGTCGAGGCAGTTACGCGGGTTTTAAATGTTCCAAGCTATCGTGTTGCGGTATTGCCGAAAAAATAA
- a CDS encoding patatin-like phospholipase family protein: protein MDIDIVFSGGGIKGFALIGAYEAIEAKGLRWRRLAGTSAGSLVAALIAAGYTSKEMIDLLDELELKHFLDERKCLFPFPLWKWLRIYWRMGLYKGEAFEQWIKEVLAARGVKTFGDLPKESLSIVASDVTNGRILILPDDLPQYGMNPATFSVAKAVRMSVSIPYFFEPVKLQTREGGCIVVDGGVLSNFPLFLFDEEKQVKKRPVLGIQLSVKLAERPKRKINNAIQLFEALFSAMKEAHDARYISRRHEKDIVFLPVENVFFTEFSLTPETRDRLIQYGRERTEQFLKKWTY from the coding sequence ATGGACATTGACATCGTATTTTCCGGCGGCGGGATCAAAGGTTTTGCCCTCATTGGCGCTTACGAAGCAATTGAAGCAAAAGGGCTCCGCTGGAGGCGGCTTGCCGGGACGAGCGCGGGATCGCTCGTTGCCGCGTTGATTGCTGCGGGATATACAAGCAAGGAAATGATCGATTTGCTTGACGAATTGGAGCTCAAGCATTTTCTGGATGAGCGAAAATGCCTTTTTCCTTTTCCGCTATGGAAATGGTTGCGTATTTATTGGCGGATGGGGCTTTATAAAGGAGAGGCGTTTGAACAATGGATAAAGGAGGTGCTGGCGGCGCGCGGCGTCAAAACGTTTGGCGATTTGCCGAAGGAAAGTTTATCTATCGTTGCGTCAGATGTGACGAATGGAAGAATACTTATTTTGCCGGATGATTTGCCGCAATACGGAATGAATCCGGCGACGTTTTCTGTGGCAAAAGCAGTGCGAATGAGCGTTAGCATCCCGTATTTTTTTGAACCAGTAAAATTGCAGACAAGGGAAGGAGGATGCATCGTCGTAGATGGCGGTGTGCTCAGCAATTTTCCGCTTTTTTTATTTGATGAGGAAAAACAGGTGAAAAAAAGGCCCGTGCTTGGCATACAGTTAAGCGTGAAACTCGCGGAAAGACCAAAGCGAAAAATTAACAATGCCATTCAATTGTTTGAAGCGCTTTTTAGCGCTATGAAAGAGGCGCACGACGCCCGCTATATTTCTAGGCGCCACGAAAAAGATATTGTGTTTCTTCCTGTCGAAAATGTTTTTTTCACCGAATTTTCCCTCACTCCAGAAACTAGAGACCGCTTGATTCAATATGGGAGAGAAAGAACTGAACAATTTTTAAAAAAATGGACGTACTAA
- a CDS encoding Xaa-Pro peptidase family protein has product MEKLKKLRASFAEYGIDGMLVTNPYNRRYITGFTGTAGVAVISQDKAVFITDFRYVEQASKQVQGFEIVKHTGSIVEEVAKQVARLNIQKLGFEQEDVSYATFKSYEKAVGAELVPTSHVIEKLRLIKSESEIKILKEAAAIADAAFEHILSFIRPGVKEIEVANELEFFMRKQGATSSSFDTIVASGYRSALPHGVATDKVIEKGELVTLDFGAYYKGYCSDITRTVAVGEISDELKTIYNIVLEAQLRGMEGIKPGMTGKEADALTRDYIAEKGYGDYFGHSTGHGIGLEIHEGPMLSVRSDVVLAPGMVVTVEPGIYIAGLGGVRIEDDTVVTENGNEALTHSPKELIIL; this is encoded by the coding sequence ATGGAAAAATTAAAAAAATTACGTGCATCGTTTGCTGAATACGGCATTGACGGAATGCTTGTAACAAATCCGTATAACCGCCGCTACATCACTGGTTTTACAGGGACGGCGGGCGTCGCTGTCATCAGCCAGGACAAAGCGGTGTTTATTACGGATTTCCGCTACGTTGAACAGGCGTCCAAACAAGTGCAAGGTTTTGAAATTGTGAAACATACCGGATCGATCGTCGAAGAAGTCGCAAAGCAAGTCGCCCGCCTCAACATTCAAAAGCTCGGCTTTGAGCAAGAAGACGTTTCTTACGCGACGTTCAAATCATATGAAAAAGCGGTTGGCGCTGAACTCGTTCCAACTTCGCATGTCATTGAAAAGTTACGCTTGATTAAGTCGGAATCAGAGATTAAGATATTAAAGGAAGCGGCGGCAATTGCGGATGCGGCGTTCGAACATATTCTTTCTTTTATCCGACCAGGCGTAAAAGAAATTGAAGTCGCGAATGAGTTAGAATTTTTTATGCGAAAACAAGGTGCGACTTCTTCTTCGTTTGATACGATTGTCGCATCTGGCTATCGCTCCGCATTACCGCACGGAGTGGCAACCGACAAAGTCATCGAAAAAGGGGAACTCGTCACCCTTGATTTTGGCGCATATTACAAAGGGTATTGTTCCGACATTACAAGAACAGTGGCAGTAGGCGAAATTAGCGATGAGCTGAAAACGATTTATAACATTGTGCTTGAGGCGCAATTGCGCGGCATGGAAGGGATTAAGCCGGGGATGACCGGAAAGGAAGCGGATGCGCTTACTCGCGATTACATTGCGGAAAAAGGCTACGGAGATTATTTTGGGCATTCGACTGGCCATGGGATTGGATTGGAGATTCACGAAGGGCCAATGCTATCTGTTCGTTCCGATGTCGTGCTGGCGCCGGGCATGGTCGTCACTGTGGAGCCGGGCATTTACATAGCGGGGCTTGGCGGCGTGCGCATTGAAGATGATACGGTTGTCACCGAAAACGGTAATGAAGCGCTGACTCATTCGCCAAAAGAGCTTATCATTTTATAA
- the spoIIIAF gene encoding stage III sporulation protein AF — translation MQVVIEWVTNILVFILFATMIDLLLPSSNMQKYVKMVVGLILLLLMLSPILKLFSIDPDRLIASVISERGNQQEMMKNEIEMKKKEIQASQRAYILEQMAVQMKNEVDEELMKKYGLSVEDVSLQTKEKENLQIPEDIETIEVLLAKQEKLGEIQPVIIDASTPMDELDHAQRLEKEIRALLATKWEINENKIAVQIKGREWGDARLH, via the coding sequence ATGCAGGTCGTGATCGAGTGGGTTACGAACATTCTCGTTTTCATTTTATTTGCTACGATGATTGATTTGCTGCTTCCATCTAGCAATATGCAAAAATACGTGAAAATGGTCGTTGGACTTATTTTGCTTTTGCTTATGTTGTCTCCGATTTTAAAGTTATTTTCCATCGATCCGGATCGCCTCATCGCTTCTGTCATATCGGAAAGAGGAAATCAACAAGAGATGATGAAAAATGAAATCGAAATGAAGAAAAAAGAAATACAAGCCTCACAACGTGCATATATTTTAGAACAAATGGCTGTCCAGATGAAAAACGAAGTGGATGAGGAGTTGATGAAAAAATATGGATTAAGCGTGGAGGACGTTTCTCTGCAAACAAAAGAAAAAGAAAATTTGCAAATCCCGGAAGATATTGAAACGATTGAAGTATTGCTGGCAAAACAAGAGAAACTGGGAGAAATTCAGCCCGTTATTATTGACGCGTCAACGCCGATGGATGAACTAGACCACGCCCAACGACTTGAAAAAGAGATACGCGCATTGTTAGCAACCAAATGGGAAATAAACGAAAATAAAATCGCTGTGCAAATAAAGGGGAGGGAATGGGGGGATGCTCGACTTCATTAA